A window of the Phycicoccus sp. M110.8 genome harbors these coding sequences:
- a CDS encoding glycoside hydrolase family 3 protein: MTDYAALVARLDLETKVRLLTGATSFTLHGEESIGLAPMAFSDGPTGVRGLKFTGGEEVALVPTATLLSGAWNEDTAREVGELLAEEAERQQIHVVLGPTINLHRTPLGGRLFEAYSEDPLLTGRLAAAYVKGLQDKGIGACPKHLVANESETLRNYMNSVVSEEALREVYLLPFEITVDDANPWSIMAAYNDVNGVAATEQDHVNNEVVKGEWGWDGLLMSDWFATKTSAPAALGGLDLVMPGPDGPWGEELVADVRSGAVPESVVDEHVVRLLRLAERVGALGAPQDRRTWPTDSPAPDSPQRRAQLRRLATDGMVVLRNEDGVLPLSGEQSVALLGRHAVDTVCMGGGSAQVNPPHQVSIAEGMHAVLGDRLTVVDGVEVRERALPAPTETIRDPRTGTPGLHVEHVDADGTVMLAEHSDSSSVTTGWDDTLPRPTEQLRLSAELVAGGPVRLGASGTGRWQLLVDGTEVGSADLAAEGADPGESMLKPPVWTTDLDLPAGTIVEAVLTVVRSEPQPGPDGKMSTLSHAIASGMGIKSLVVAPVPAPADEVIAAAVEAARAADVAVVVVGLTPEQETEATDKTTLALPGRQDDLVAAVAAAARRTVVVVNAATPVLMPWAQDVDAVLVVGLPGQEGGHAVADALLGIREPAGRLVTSWPAADGAAPAWDVEPTDLRLEYTDGTFVGYRGFHAGRAPAPAHWLGAGEGYGSWEYADARLAGTGAGSAGGAGVPGAADGAGAGDDSGATTPTVEVTVRNTSTRESREVVQVYFQPAEEDQPVRLVGWTGVSVPTGTETTVEVATEPRLWRRWDTDAGAWATLSGAGELLVARGLGDVRHRIPLG; the protein is encoded by the coding sequence GTGACCGACTACGCCGCCCTCGTCGCCCGCCTCGACCTCGAGACCAAGGTGCGCCTCCTCACCGGGGCCACCTCCTTCACCCTCCACGGCGAGGAGTCGATCGGGCTGGCCCCGATGGCCTTCTCCGACGGCCCGACCGGGGTCCGCGGGCTGAAGTTCACCGGCGGCGAGGAGGTCGCGCTCGTCCCCACCGCCACGCTGCTGTCGGGCGCCTGGAACGAGGACACCGCCCGCGAGGTCGGCGAGCTGCTCGCCGAGGAGGCCGAGCGCCAGCAGATCCACGTCGTGCTCGGGCCGACCATCAACCTGCACCGCACGCCGCTCGGCGGGCGGCTCTTCGAGGCGTACTCGGAGGACCCGCTGCTCACGGGCCGCCTCGCCGCGGCATACGTCAAGGGCCTGCAGGACAAGGGGATCGGCGCCTGCCCCAAGCACCTCGTGGCCAACGAGTCGGAGACGCTGCGCAACTACATGAACTCGGTGGTGAGCGAGGAGGCGCTGCGCGAGGTCTACCTGCTGCCGTTCGAGATCACGGTCGACGACGCGAACCCGTGGTCGATCATGGCGGCCTACAACGACGTCAACGGCGTCGCCGCCACCGAGCAGGACCACGTCAACAACGAGGTGGTCAAGGGCGAGTGGGGCTGGGACGGGCTGCTCATGTCCGACTGGTTCGCGACCAAGACGTCCGCGCCCGCCGCGCTGGGCGGCCTGGACCTCGTCATGCCCGGCCCGGACGGGCCGTGGGGCGAGGAGCTGGTGGCGGACGTGCGCTCCGGCGCGGTGCCCGAGTCGGTGGTGGACGAGCACGTCGTGCGCCTGCTGCGGCTCGCCGAGCGCGTCGGTGCGCTGGGCGCACCGCAGGACCGGCGGACCTGGCCCACCGACTCGCCCGCCCCGGACTCCCCGCAGCGCCGCGCCCAGCTGCGCCGCCTGGCCACCGACGGGATGGTGGTGCTGCGCAACGAGGACGGCGTCCTCCCGCTGTCGGGCGAGCAGAGCGTCGCCCTCCTCGGACGGCACGCGGTCGACACCGTGTGCATGGGCGGCGGCTCGGCGCAGGTGAACCCGCCGCACCAGGTCTCGATCGCCGAGGGGATGCACGCGGTGCTGGGCGACCGCCTCACCGTCGTCGACGGCGTCGAGGTCCGCGAGCGCGCGCTGCCCGCACCGACCGAGACGATCCGCGACCCGAGGACCGGCACGCCCGGCCTGCACGTCGAGCACGTGGACGCCGACGGCACGGTCATGCTGGCCGAGCACAGCGACTCCAGCTCGGTGACGACCGGCTGGGACGACACCCTGCCCCGCCCGACCGAGCAGCTGCGGCTGTCGGCCGAGCTCGTCGCCGGCGGTCCGGTGCGCCTCGGCGCCAGCGGCACCGGTCGCTGGCAGCTGCTCGTCGATGGCACCGAGGTGGGCTCCGCCGACCTCGCCGCCGAGGGCGCCGACCCGGGTGAGTCCATGCTCAAGCCGCCGGTCTGGACCACCGACCTGGACCTGCCCGCCGGCACCATCGTCGAGGCCGTCCTGACCGTCGTGCGGTCCGAGCCGCAGCCCGGCCCCGACGGGAAGATGAGCACCCTGTCGCACGCCATCGCCTCGGGCATGGGCATCAAGTCGCTCGTGGTCGCGCCGGTGCCGGCGCCGGCCGACGAGGTCATCGCCGCGGCGGTCGAGGCGGCCCGCGCGGCCGACGTCGCGGTCGTCGTCGTCGGACTCACGCCCGAGCAGGAGACCGAGGCCACCGACAAGACCACGCTCGCGCTGCCCGGTCGCCAGGACGACCTCGTCGCCGCCGTCGCCGCGGCCGCCCGCCGCACCGTGGTGGTCGTCAACGCCGCCACCCCGGTGCTCATGCCGTGGGCGCAGGACGTCGACGCGGTGCTCGTCGTCGGGCTCCCCGGGCAGGAGGGCGGCCACGCGGTGGCGGACGCCCTGCTCGGGATACGCGAGCCCGCCGGGCGGTTGGTCACCTCGTGGCCGGCTGCCGACGGCGCCGCGCCCGCTTGGGACGTCGAGCCCACCGACCTGCGGCTCGAGTACACCGACGGCACCTTCGTCGGGTACCGCGGCTTCCACGCCGGACGTGCGCCGGCGCCTGCCCACTGGCTGGGTGCGGGCGAGGGCTACGGCTCCTGGGAGTATGCCGACGCCCGCCTCGCCGGGACCGGCGCCGGGTCCGCTGGTGGGGCCGGTGTGCCCGGCGCAGCCGATGGGGCCGGGGCCGGTGACGATTCCGGCGCCACCACGCCGACCGTGGAGGTGACCGTGCGCAACACCTCGACGCGGGAGTCCCGCGAGGTCGTGCAGGTCTACTTCCAGCCCGCCGAGGAGGACCAGCCGGTCCGGCTCGTGGGCTGGACCGGGGTCAGCGTCCCGACCGGCACCGAGACGACCGTCGAGGTCGCGACCGAGCCGCGGCTGTGGCGCCGCTGGGACACCGATGCCGGTGCCTGGGCGACCCTCTCGGGCGCGGGCGAGCTGCTCGTCGCCCGGGGGCTGGGGGACGTGCGCCACCGCATCCCGCTGGGGTGA
- a CDS encoding SDR family oxidoreductase produces MSGARSTGARSAGASTAGAGAAGTAVVTGASSGIGRAVAVRLLADGWRVVGLSRRDPGLEGLDWRPCDLSDPAAPAAVTADLASVRALVHAAGFQESGTLADLDPESGRRMYDVHVGAATTLAHALVDRLDDGGRIVLVGSRTAAGVAGKSLYAASKAALRGLARSWAQELAPRRVTVNVVEPGPTRTAMLQDPRRSATPVAVPPLGRLVEPEEVAALVAHLLGPDGAMVTGQHWQVCGGASL; encoded by the coding sequence GTGAGCGGCGCCAGGAGCACCGGCGCCCGCAGCGCCGGCGCGAGCACCGCCGGGGCCGGCGCTGCCGGCACCGCCGTCGTCACGGGCGCGAGCTCGGGCATCGGCCGGGCGGTCGCCGTCCGCCTCCTCGCCGACGGCTGGCGCGTCGTCGGGTTGTCCCGGCGGGACCCGGGCCTCGAGGGCCTGGACTGGCGACCGTGCGACCTGTCGGACCCTGCGGCACCGGCTGCCGTGACCGCCGACCTGGCCTCGGTGCGGGCGCTCGTCCACGCCGCCGGGTTCCAGGAGAGCGGGACCTTGGCCGACCTCGACCCGGAGTCCGGGCGCCGCATGTACGACGTGCACGTCGGCGCCGCGACGACCCTCGCACACGCGCTCGTCGACCGCCTCGACGACGGCGGACGGATCGTCCTCGTCGGCAGCCGCACCGCAGCCGGGGTGGCGGGCAAGAGCCTGTATGCCGCGAGCAAGGCCGCGCTGCGCGGCCTCGCCCGCTCGTGGGCGCAGGAGCTCGCGCCGCGCCGGGTGACCGTCAACGTCGTCGAGCCCGGCCCCACCCGGACGGCGATGCTCCAGGACCCACGTCGATCGGCCACCCCCGTCGCGGTCCCGCCGCTCGGCCGGCTGGTCGAGCCCGAGGAGGTCGCCGCGCTGGTGGCACACCTGCTCGGACCGGACGGTGCCATGGTGACCGGCCAGCACTGGCAGGTCTGCGGGGGCGCCTCACTCTGA